TTTTTGCTCAGCTACGACTTCCATCAATGTATTACTGTCGATGTATTGAAAATATCCGCTTTTGGGTGATTTTATTGATGTCCGGATTTTATAAGCTGAAATGGCTACTAAAGTATCAATATCTTCGCCTTCTTTCTCTTCTCCCATATTTTCGGGAAACAAGGTATTTACTTGTTCTGAAATAAAATCCGAAATCTCAGAAATCACTTTATCTGCCTGAATGCTGATTGCGATTTGATGGATAAATACTATGAGCAAAATGATGTTTGCCACTGCAGCCAAAATCGCAGCAAAAATAGAAATCGAAGGAATGAAACTATAATCGTCACTGTCTTTAACAGCATTCAAAACAAGTAGACAATATAAGTAAGTGGATATATAAGAGCCCAGAACAACCTGATTAAGCTTTACATACATAAAGTTTTTGATAAGCCTTGGTCCAAACTGCGAAGATGCCAAAGTCAATGCCACAAGTGTTACTGAAAAAACAGTTCCAGCCACACCGATCATAGCACCTGAAATCGTGGACAAAATACTACGTGCAGAATCTGAATGGTAAACTAGAAAAAAACGAAGCCAGCCATCATAAGAAATAGTAACCATGCGATCCAGATATACCAAACCGATGGCTAAGAAAACCGAAAAGCACATAATCAACACCGGCAGAAACCAAAAGGTGGCCAATAATTCTTTCAAATAAAAGAGTGGTTTTTTCATTCTTTATAGATTTGATCAGGAAAAACCAGGTTTTTTTAAGCTAAAATTGTAGAATCAAAGCATAAAACCTATTGTCAACAATATACCTGATATTTTCCAAATCCCGAATGCAAATCACTAAAGATCCGAACTCTTATATCTGTTCTGACCTGATCAAAATTATATTTCAGGATTTGCAGCTTTCCCAAACTACTCATCCTTTAAGGTATTTGCCGGATTTTGAACAAAAACCTTTATCGTCCTGTAGCCTATCGTCAGAAAGGAAATGAAGCCTACAACCAATATGGCCGTTACAAAAATCCAAGGAGACACTTCCGTTTTGTTTGCAAATCCTTCAAGCCATTGATTGGAAAACCAAATCCCAAATACGGTGGCCAACACAGCGGATACTCCGAGCAATACAAAGAAATCTGCAGAAAGCACTTTGAGTACGTCAGATGCTTTGGCACCGAGCACTTTCCTGATACTGATTTCCCGGGTTTTTCTCAAAGCTACATAAGACACCAATCCAAACAATCCCATACAGGCAATGAGGATAGCTATCCCTGAAAAAAGGCTGAAAATCGTCCCGGTTTTTTCTTCCGAGCTGTACATACGCGCATATTCCTGATCTACAAACTTGTAATTGAAAGGCCTGTCGGGGGCCAAGGTTTTCCATATCCCCTCCATAGTAGCAAGGTTTTCAGTAGGATTTCCTTTTGGAAGCTTTGCCAAAATCACATTGGATTGCTCAGGATCGACCATGATCGCCAAAGGACCAACCTGATGATGAAGGGAATTGAAATAGAAGTCGGCGACGACTGCCTTGACATAAGTCGGCGAACCGAAATTCAATTTTTTACCTACCGCTTCTTCATTGGTCCATCCCAATTCTTTCACAGCTGCTTCATTTAGCATTACTGCATGTTCGATATCCTGATCTCTCGCAGCAGTCCTTGTCAATTCATCCGCTGCAAAATCCTCTCCTGCCAGTATTTTAAATCCCAGGGTTTTGACGATATCTGGATCGACAGAATAGCCCGTAATCATAATTTCTTTCTCATTGCCAAAACCTGGAAAGATCTTGTATCCTGCTTTGATATAGATCGGCATGTCGGCAGCCAAAGTCACTGATTGCGCAGCGCCAGACCTCAGGAGTTCATTTTTGAGGCTTCCGACAGTTTCCCGCATGTTGTAGTGATAGCTCAGTGCTACCACTTCCTCCCTGTCATAGCCAAGATTGACTTCACGCATATAGTCCAATTGTTGCTGTACGATCAGCGTCGCCACCAACAAGCCGATGGATACAAAAAACTGGAATACTACAAGGCCTTTGCGAAGCCAAGCTCCACCCAAGATCTTGATGTTTTTGCCAAGGGCACGCAATGGTTCCATCCCAGAAAGAAACAATGCAGGATAAATCCCCGACAAAAATCCGATTACCAACAAGAGTCCGAATACCGCTACCATGCCGACAGGAG
This window of the Aquiflexum balticum DSM 16537 genome carries:
- a CDS encoding DUF2254 domain-containing protein, coding for MKKPLFYLKELLATFWFLPVLIMCFSVFLAIGLVYLDRMVTISYDGWLRFFLVYHSDSARSILSTISGAMIGVAGTVFSVTLVALTLASSQFGPRLIKNFMYVKLNQVVLGSYISTYLYCLLVLNAVKDSDDYSFIPSISIFAAILAAVANIILLIVFIHQIAISIQADKVISEISDFISEQVNTLFPENMGEEKEGEDIDTLVAISAYKIRTSIKSPKSGYFQYIDSNTLMEVVAEQKALLELNYRPGSYLVKGLEIAIFYTNKKLEEEVVEKLLGQFVIGKTKTAQQDLEYSIHQMVEIAARALSPGVNDPFTAIACIDNLTTTMCYLAQAKFPSKYRFDEEGSLRIIADILDFEGVLDAAFNQIRQFSTGSTAVIIRLMEALKTILEFTSKKNYKNAVIKHAEMVLALGEREIKEKNDLDDLRKRAEKILKKKEA
- a CDS encoding FtsX-like permease family protein; its protein translation is MWKNYFKVSFRNLSKRKLYTGINILGLTIAIVSFLAISLYIYHELSYDKMYTDSERIYKFNQEFVSGGETQLVGTTPSLLVPTLMEEVPEVEIATLLFDLSIFSSVMVEAGEGNQEESKFAFADQNFFKVFDFEMIFGNPDLVLTEPNQIVLTESTAKRYFRNTADANGKTLKIDGKEYLVKGVMQDFPSNSHLDFDFIASFATHRHGKNPEWSPSNYYSYAKLIPEADLPALTSKLDQMVEKYMGEDMNNYGFKTSFLFQPVTSIHLGDNRLQTVKPTSDIRQLYIFGLVAVLLIFIGIINYVNLATAEATERNKEVGLRKVMGASRVQLFGQFISESFILTFSGLIFSLLVLYFLEQPFENFSGVPLQLDLLVSPVGMVAVFGLLLVIGFLSGIYPALFLSGMEPLRALGKNIKILGGAWLRKGLVVFQFFVSIGLLVATLIVQQQLDYMREVNLGYDREEVVALSYHYNMRETVGSLKNELLRSGAAQSVTLAADMPIYIKAGYKIFPGFGNEKEIMITGYSVDPDIVKTLGFKILAGEDFAADELTRTAARDQDIEHAVMLNEAAVKELGWTNEEAVGKKLNFGSPTYVKAVVADFYFNSLHHQVGPLAIMVDPEQSNVILAKLPKGNPTENLATMEGIWKTLAPDRPFNYKFVDQEYARMYSSEEKTGTIFSLFSGIAILIACMGLFGLVSYVALRKTREISIRKVLGAKASDVLKVLSADFFVLLGVSAVLATVFGIWFSNQWLEGFANKTEVSPWIFVTAILVVGFISFLTIGYRTIKVFVQNPANTLKDE